DNA from Brassica napus cultivar Da-Ae chromosome C4, Da-Ae, whole genome shotgun sequence:
CGTTCAAACCCATCCGACAGAAGCGACGAAAACTCGGTCCAGAACGATCTAAAGCCGTAAACGAAGAAGTCGACAGGCTCCTCGACGCGGGTTTCATAACCGAAGTCCGATACCCCGAATGGTTGGCTAACCCAGTtgtcgtcaaaaagaaaaacggcaaatggcgcatatgcgtcgacttcacggacctcaacaaaGCGTGCCCAAAGGACAGTTACCCACTCCCTCATATCGATCGTCTCGTCGAATCAACTGCTGGTAACGAACTcctaaccttcatggacgctttctcgggatacaaccagatcttgatgcatccagacgatcgcgagaagacggcATTCATCACCGATAGAGGGACCTACTGCTACAAGGTGATGCCTTTCGGGCTAAAGAATGCCGGCGCGACTTATCAGCGACTCGTCAACCGAATGTTCGCCGACCAGCTAGGCAAcaccatggaagtgtacatcgacgacatgttagTCAAATCGCTCAAGGCCGACGATCACCTAAACAACTTACGCGActgcttcaagatcttgaatgactacgggatgaagctcaacccggccaagtgtaccttcggtgtcacttcgggagaattcctcggctacatcgTCACTCAACGAGGAATCGAGGCTAACCCCAAGAAGATCTCGGCGATCCTCGATCTTCCAAGCCCAAAGAACAGCCGCGAAGTACAGCGACTAACCGGACGGATAGCAGCTCTCAACAGGTTCATCTCGCGATCAACCGATAAGTGTCTTCCCTTCTACGAGCTACTAAGGGGCAACAAGAGGTTCGTCTGGGACGAGAAATGCGAAGAGGCGTTCAATCAACTAAAGCATTACCTCACAACCCCCCCAGTACTATCAAAGCCAGAAGCCGGCGACACATTGTCTCTCTACATAGCCGTCACATCCTCCGCTGTCAGCAGCGTGCTCATTCGAGAAGATCGGGGAGAACagaaaccaatcttttacacaagtaaaagaatgaccGAGCCGGAGACGAGATACCCAACACTCGAAAAAATGGCCTTAGCTGTCGTTACCTCGGCTAGGAAACTGCGACCCTACTTTCAGTCGCACACGATTGAAGTGCTCTCCAACCAACCACTCCGAACGGTTATGCAGAATACCAACCAGTCAGGACGATTGACTAAATGGGCGATGGAGCTGAGCGAACACGACATCGTGTACAAGAATCGCACAGCAGCAAAATCACAGGTTCTTGCAGACTTCTTGATCGAGTTAACACCAGAGCTGGAGCAAGACCTCATCCTACCATGTTTGAACTGGATCCTCCACGTTGACGGTTCATCCACGAGTAAAGGGTCGGGGGCAGGAGTGCAACTGCAATCACCAACAGGAGAACTCATCCGGCAGTCATTCGGTTTTGGTTTTGCGGCgtcaaacaacgaagctgagTACGAGTCCCTCATCGCAGGGCTCCGTCTCGCCAAGGCAGTAAAGGCCAAAAGGATCAGCGTTTACTGCGACTCTCAACTTGTTGTAAGCCAGTACCTCGGCGATTACGACGTCCGCAACGAAAggatggacgcctacctcaaactcgtccaagacctcacgcgagacttcgagttcttcgaactcacgaaggttcctCGCGGAGAAAATGTCTGTGCCGACGCCCTCGCTGCTCTAGGAAGCAAGCTACACGATCAAGTCAAGAGGACAATCCCAATCCATAAAATCGAGAAACCGAGCATCGACACGAAGGCGGAACAGACTGCAATCGCAGCAGCGATTAGCGAAGCAATGGACATCGACGAAGCAGAACCTCCTTCGCAGGAAGATCAGCCAACAGATTGGCGCAAGGAACTCATCGATTACCTCGCTGAAGGTTTAttgcccaccgagaaatgggaCGCGCGGCGACTGAAGCGACGTAGTGCACACTACGTTGTCATGGACGGGGAACTACACCGATGGACCGCGACGAAGGTGCTACTCAAATGTATCTCCGGCGAAGAAACGAGACTAGTCATGGCCGAAACACATGAAGGAGCAGCAGGCAATCACTCGGGGGGACGAGCTCTTGCATTAAAAGTGAAGAATCTGGGATTCTACTGGCCAACCATGAACGCCGACTGCGAGAAATACGTGCGCAAGTGCGACAAATGCCAGCGTCATGCTCCCACCTTACACAGCCCAACGCAGTTCCTTCATACCCTAACTGCTCCATACCCAttcatgcgatggggaatggacatcatCGGTCCAATGCCGGCATCTCGCCAAAAGAAGTTCATTCTGGTCCTCACAGACTACTTCACCAAGTGGGTCGAAGCCGAAGCCTATGCCAACATCACCGACAAGGAGGTGCAAAACTTCGTCTGGAAGAACATAATCTGCCGACACGGGCTCCCATACGAGATCATAACAGACAATGGTTCGCAATTCATCTCGCATCATTTCAAGGGATTCTGCGACAGATGGCGCATTCGACTCAACATGTCGACCCCGAGAAACCCGCAGAGTAACGGCCAAGCTGAGTCGacgaacaagaccatcatcgacGTCTGAAGAAACGACTCGACTTAAAGAAGGGTTGCTGGGCGGATGAACTAGATGGTGTCCTGTGGTCCCACAGAACAACTCCTCGCGGAGCGACGAAGGCCACGCCCTTCTCAATGGCCTACGGCGTCGAGGAAATGGCTCCCGCAGAAGTGAATGTGACGAGTTTGCGCCGATCACGAATGCCACAAAACGTCGAACTCAACCGTGACATGCTGCTCGACGCCCTCGACGACATCGAGGAAAAGCGCGACCAAGCACTGCTCCGTATCCAAAATTACCAGCATCAAATCGAGAGCTACTACAACCAGAAGGTTAAGTCGCGTCCCCTCGAAATGGGCAATCTTGttttaagaaaggtcttcgaaaatactaaggagtggaaagccggcaagcttggagccaactgggaaggaccatacaagatTGTCGGGTATACCGCCTCGAGACTTCAACAGGCGAAGCAGTACCGAGagcttggaactccaaacatcTCCGCCTATTCCATTCTTAGTCAAAACGAACACTttaccgagtaaatgcgccactaaggccacttttactcggtctcctaaaaaaaaaaaaaaaaaaaaaaaaatacaaaccgaGGAATCGACCTATTCCATCCTTAGTCAAAACGAACACTttaccgagtaaatgcgccactaAATGCGCCTCAAAagccacttttactcgcaatctaagaactacgaatggcttgattcccacaaagggatacgtaggcagcccaaaagaaaaaggggtccagccgaaaaaaaaaaaaaaatacaaacccCCTCCCCGAGGAATCGACCTCCGAAGCAGCCAATCACTTAAGCGGTGCCGACGCGAGCACGTCCCGGCTTCTCGAACAAACGTATCGGTACTCGCGTCCCACGATggatatgtcctgatcagacacgtaTTCACGAGGGTCGACCGTGTTGCGATTTAAACCAACACGACCGAGACAATGACTCCAACTCACCCTGTAATTTACTTAAGTAAAGTTTGGCCCACCGAACGCTTGAAAATTACGCTAGGGTCGATTTGCAACCGTCAACGTCGAGGACTTATAGCTAAACTCAAACGACGAACGATCCCGAGTCAAAGAAATCGaccgagacaaagtcatgaCGAGCTTAACAATACAACTATCTCGATTATAATTAAACTCAAATGACGAACGATCGCGAGTCAAAGAAATCGACCGAGACAACGTCATAACGAGCCCAAAAACTACAACGATTCGATATCTCGAATAATGTTATACTAAACAAACAGTCACTTCAAATCTTGATAAATCATGCATTTGATAGACGAGTACAATAAAAGACAAATAGATAATACGATTCGAAGAGTTGTAACAGAGGAACAACAAAGTAAAAGCCTCGAAAGGCAAAAGTCTAAAAGGCAACAACATAAGTCCTCTGAgactcaaaagaaaacaacaaacaagGAAAACTAAGCTTCCCGATCACTCTCGCGATCATTAAGGGCGGAAAGCTCCGAAGCCCTGACGCTCGATTCGCGGGCAATCGGAGAGACTCGCACCGCAGCATCCTCCGACACCTCGCCAGTGTTTTCCTCGCCATCCCGATGAGACCCTTCTGGAGGCAGCGAATCGCGACCCTCGACTGAAGTGTCCGAAAGCACGAGGACAGGAACGTTATTTCCATCGACTCGGACTCCTCGACCAGGCACCCCTTCCTCAAGAACAGTCAAAGGGTTTTCGATAGGAAGCATCGGTTCCTCGCGCCTTTCTCCGACCGGACGAGTACACGAGACATGCAGATTCGCCGCGGTCTCCGGGTCAATTAAGCCAGCGTTGGAACCATACGGATCGAGACCCGCCAGAATCCGAGCATCCATAAACTGAGACTCCAACACAAGAGGAGAGAGTCTAAAATCGCTTTCAGGGATCTCGCCAACCTTCAGCTGCTCAGCCTCTTGTTCGTACTTCCTCTCGTACTCGACGAACATATCAATAGAGGCTTGCGGTATGTCGTTCCCGGCTCCTTTCAAGGCCTCGAGGCACTTCCTAGTCCCAAAGGCTTGGCTGTAAAGTAACCGAGCCTCGTCGTAAGGACCCCGACGCTCCTCTCGAGAACGAATCCTGGCGAAGCAACGACTAGCCTTGGCGGTCATTTCTGCCTCAACTCTCCCCCTTTCTCTCGTCACCTCCAAGATTCTGGAGTCTCTCAGACGTTTCATCTCTCGCTCGTGCGTGACAGCGAGCGAAGCCCTCTCGCTCTCGAGGTCAGTATTCTTCTGTTCAAGCTCGCGGATGGTTCTTCGAGACGACTCCAGCGCGGCTTTAAACTCATCGCGTCGAGCAACGGTGCGAGCCATCACCCCGTCGAGCTTCTGCAGATTGGCCCTTGACTCGTTCAGTTGACGAGCAGAAACCTCTTCCTTCTCAGCAAACTCTTTCTTGGCCAGCTCGAGCTCCTCCAAGGCTCCTTTAAGCGCCGTGTCGTATTTATCAATCACGACATTCATCGTGCTATCACCCTGAACACGCGACACAATGGAAATCGTGAGAGGTTAGGAGTCaaggaatttaaataaaaaaaaaaggaccaaGCCGTTTACCAGCAGTTTGGCCCTTGCAGCTTCTTCGTATTCACCCCCGAAGATAAGGTCCTTCACAGCAGGAAGAGGTTTCGCCCTCCCTCTTAGTTGACTGAGAAACTCCCCACATTTCTCTGGAACGTACACTAAGGGAGCCGGTCCCTCGTAATGGAAGTCGACCTTATCGGGAAAGCTGAATCCGGGAGCCCTCCTTAGGATAGCCGAGCCACGGGAAGAAGTACCGATCTGGGCGGCCCCTCCTCCGACGGGAACTGGAGTTCTCTCGCGAGGAAACGTCAGAACAGGAGACCGCCTCTCATCTTCGTCTTCGTCATTTCCCCTCCTTATCAGGAGTGGCGACCCTTCGCTACCTTCCTCAGAATCATCCGAGCAGGCGGCATTAAGAGAAGTCTCGCGTTCCCCTCCTTCACTTACTCCCTCCTCGTCATTCCGTCCCTCCGAGGCTTCAACCTCAGAACCCCCCTCTTCGGGCTGAATTTCTTCTCCTCGAGCACCCTCTTCCTCTTGCTCGATCTGCTCGTCAGCATCTTCCAACTGCTCGCCGGTAGACTTCTTTTTTGTCCTTttcttcttgctcttcttccGGGGCTCACTGGAAGGAGGGACATCACTCGTCTCCTCAGTACTCCTCCCGACTCCCGAACCATcgcctctttttcttttctttccctTCCCCACACTTCTGGCATCGGAAGGGAAAACCTCGTCAGAACGAGGAACCGCCGTTGAGGGTCCTTCCCCGCTAGTCAGCCCCAGCTGGGCCGCTATTATTGCGCTCAAATCAGGAAGAGTGCCCATCTTCTTCGCCTCGGTAAATTGTTTTTGGATGTCTCTCGGGAAGATGTCCAGTCGCTTAGCACGAATGGGAAGAGCGGTCGGAAGGTCGGATCTCCACTCTCCTGAAAACATAAGGCAGAAGGGTCAGGACGCGACAGAAAAAAAGGGGCACAGTCTAGAGGTGCGAGATAACGTACTTCGAGTGATTCGATCCTTAAGCTCACGGATCCTTTCGACGGAGATCTCAGACCAACGATAGACTCGAAGCAGAGCGACGGCGCGAACACTCCTCAAGAAATCTTCGGGATAAGCTGGGGAGGTAGGATGGCCAACAACATAcaaagcaaaaaaatggttGGTTAGAATCGACAATTCGCTTACGGTTCGCGACAGAGTATTCTACCCCAAGAACGGTTCCAAAGAACTCGATAATCATCTTGGGGAGGCTCCTCGAAGGCCGAGCTGTCGGACTTAAGGAAGAAGTAGGAGCGCTGCCAATTCTGCGTCTTATTCGGATGACCGGCACACACATTGCAGTTCGGTCGCATCTTCACCGAGTAAGTGCCATCTTTCATGTCGGTTATCGAGGTCATCTCCTCGAACGACCTAACGCTCATCGGCATGTCGATCTGCTCTGCCAAAACCGACAAAGTGACCGCTAGACGCAGCGAGCCATTCAGCAGCTGACTGATCGCGAGATCTCGACGTCTGGCGTATGCTGTGATCAGTCGCGGGATGGGGAACCAGCAACGAGTGTCTTCCTGAAAATAGGATTCATACACCGTCTGGTACCCCATCAGAGGAGACCAGGGTCTCTGCGCTTCCGTAGGCACAAGGAAGGTCACGCCTACGGCACCCGCAGCCCGAAGAACCCTCTTCACGCTTCCAAGAGTCGACTTCGTCTCCTCTACGCCTTCCCAGTCCTGACCGGCCAAGAAGGCAGGACGCAATAAATCGGGATGGAGTTGAGGAAGCTCTTCGAAAATCCCATCGGGGTAAAAGGTGGTCGGGAAGAACTCGGCCTCAGAATCATCATCCTCCGAGAGACCAACCTCCGCAGGTCGAGCTCTCAGGGTGATCGAGTCAACGGGCATCGCCCCGCTCTACCCGTCTCTCGAACATTCCATTGCATCCCTCGCAACGACGTTCTGACATCCTTCTCTCGCGAGTCTCGCAGCATCCGCAACCAGAAGTCGATGAGAGCGGGATAGATTCGTCGTGTCCATCATCGTCGCGCGATGAATCGTCTCCGGGTCCCCGACACGACCCCCGTCGAGATTCCTTGTCGGATTCGACATCGCTGCGACTGCCTTTCCCTTCTGTTGCTTCGATAGCCTCTGACCCGACGACATCGCGGAACGGAACGGTGAAGAATGTTTCGAATGAATCTAACAACGCTTAGAGAGATAaaggatagagagagaaagtaccttcgATCGCGGAGAAAAACTTGAAGAAATGAAGGGGGGTCTgcgtatttataaggaaaagagaGGGGGGGGGGAACTCGAGGCGCCATCATTAGGTCTATTCGGGCCCAAACGGGCCTCGAAATCCGCCCTAAAAACCCTGCGGACCCTCGCGACGTTTCGACTTCTCGGTTtatttaaaagcaaaaaaaaaaaaggggggggggaattCGAGGTGTCGTCATTAAGCCTAAACGGGCCTAAATGGGCCTTGAAACTCTCCCAAATGTCCAGCGAACCTTCGCGACGAACCCTTCCTGCGACACGACGACCAAAAGAAGAGATAAAAGCCCCTACTGCTCGCTTCCGAGAGAACAACGCTGTGCGACTCATCGACCAACCGTTCTAACCTTCCGACAGGCCTTCTATTCCCTCAAACCTCCAAACCTTAGAATCCATCACGGGCTGGAAAGCACTCCGCTCACTAATGGACtagggggggacttactgtagaggatggatttgaccatCCCACAAGGCCCGAGGAATAGGAAGGCCTGGCCCGAATTAGGAGGAGCGACAGCTCGATCGGTCGGCTCgagagtcaggtctctcggcttgactcttgagtacttttagtTGATCATCATCGACTGAAGTACGTTCGGCTCAGCGACTGCTCGGACGCCTacgggcttctcggcccagcagaggaggcccaccaagatggcgtaaattaggtcaagaACGAGGCATCAGGACGTCTATATAAGGGAAAGGAGAGACGACGAGAAGGGGATCCGAAATCACTGACTAACACTtagcggctagattagggttttcacctttgcttcatctcgccgttagttgtacttttccggtagcttATCGAGCCACCGGCTTTCTTTCTGTCGCGTTCTCTTCTTTTCccttgtaaccgactgaacgttttctctccgaccattaataagacgtctttgtttaaacccacatcttatttattatcatttctCGATCAAACAATAACCGTATGCTTTGCATAGATTTTTGGTAGTCACCAATCACAAAAGGATAACAACATTGAGTGGTGCCAAATTATATTCTCatgatttttcaatttttattgcTATATTTTATTCTTACTTGATCAATTTTTCAAATTCATATCTAATTCTAATCGTTAGTTATAATATTATCCAGCTTACTATAGACCGGTTTGTTCAAAAGGAAACCCATACGCTCCACGTATCTATCAACCAAGAAAGAAGAGAATGACCAACCAAGCAAGCAGAGCTCCAATCCTATCATAGGATTCCTATGTATTCCCATTTTCTGGATCTAGATATTAAAGTTcgcataaatttatttttactctTTTCTAAAATAACTAATACTTGTAATAattgtatattatttatattagataatcTTTTATTTGAATTCCGATGAGAAACTTAGGTCATCTTTACCGCTGAAACCGTTCCACTAGTTTCTtaggtaaatttttttatttttattttttatttttttgtctgaaaaaaaaaaataaaaagcgaATAATCACGGgtcgccacgtgtcagtggagcCCGAAAACAGTGCAAAAACTCCTCCAAGATCGATCCTTATTTTATGCATTCTAACATCGACTCTTACCTTTTTATGGGGCCCGCAAACATAAGAAGCCACAAAAACCCCTTTAAAACTCAGCGATAATTATGCTCTTAGATTGATAGAACAATTCCTCCTTAAAACCCATGACCTCTTAAACTCcaattaaaaaatgatatacATCTTGTACCGACATATTCGCCAACATAATGTTTTACCTAACCTTTAAAACATTGCTAGAAAAACTTTCGACAGAAGttatcatctaatctattaatttagggtccTATTCTTTATCTTCTATTAACAAGTCATAGTAGGACCACTTAAATAACtatttaacataaaatatttgattatttacattaataatagaccaactataaatttgaattttatgttttaattataacaaaatcggttgagaaagaatctaacaaaattttacttaaaactttaaatatttttaaaaaatatcatattaataaatttcgtaattagtaatataatattgtaataaatcaatgttaactaaaattttattataaaacaagtaaataaaaattatatattatttttttataaattctataattatattttgtattatataaaaatagaagtgct
Protein-coding regions in this window:
- the LOC125585942 gene encoding meiosis-specific protein ASY2-like — encoded protein: MPVDSITLRARPAEVGLSEDDDSEAEFFPTTFYPDGIFEELPQLHPDLLRPAFLAGQDWEGVEETKSTLGSVKRVLRAAGAVGVTFLVPTEAQRPWSPLMGYQTVYESYFQEDTRCWFPIPRLITAYARRRDLAISQLLNGSLRLAVTLSVLAEQIDMPMSVRSFEEMTSITDMKDGTYSVKMRPNCNVCAGHPNKTQNWQRSYFFLKSDSSAFEEPPQDDYRVLWNRSWAYPEDFLRSVRAVALLRVYRWSEISVERIRELKDRITRREWRSDLPTALPIRAKRLDIFPRDIQKQFTEAKKMGTLPDLSAIIAAQLGLTSGEGPSTAVPRSDEVFPSDARSVGKGKKRKRGDGSGVGRSTEETSDVPPSSEPRKKSKKKRTKKKSTGEQLEDADEQIEQEEEGARGEEIQPEEGGSEVEASEGRNDEEGVSEGGERETSLNAACSDDSEEGSEGSPLLIRRGNDEDEDERRSPVLTFPRERTPVPVGGGAAQIGTSSRGSAILRRAPGFSFPDKVDFHYEGPAPLVYVPEKCGEFLSQLRGRAKPLPAVKDLIFGGEYEEAARAKLLGDSTMNVVIDKYDTALKGALEELELAKKEFAEKEEVSARQLNESRANLQKLDGVMARTVARRDEFKAALESSRRTIRELEQKNTDLESERASLAVTHEREMKRLRDSRILEVTRERGRVEAEMTAKASRCFARIRSREERRGPYDEARLLYSQAFGTRKCLEALKGAGNDIPQASIDMFVEYERKYEQEAEQLKVGEIPESDFRLSPLVLESQFMDARILAGLDPYGSNAGLIDPETAANLHVSCTRPVGERREEPMLPIENPLTVLEEGVPGRGVRVDGNNVPVLVLSDTSVEGRDSLPPEGSHRDGEENTGEVSEDAAVRVSPIARESSVRASELSALNDRESDREA